In Hydra vulgaris chromosome 06, alternate assembly HydraT2T_AEP, a genomic segment contains:
- the LOC136081818 gene encoding uncharacterized protein LOC136081818 — MIHLQALGVWGKFLTGPWMALFYAEEKQRNHFELAEYLKSAIKVVEILCDEPEFLLLSQLDAFGRPLISDETLVALRIIEGKYLEELLSVLKMIAIATVTVLKRQLSRYLTGELSTPTQFMQDKAVSAPVNNIWAEKTFSMIDFIDCSEPNAEISFLDGKTKVKVNKSLDWLCNDTKKQQEKIVKFCISRGAVSRKQSKERRLRGEELAKLRLKEKGQKREMEQRNRLARDIKKLILENSLDIVNNSIFSSLSEYQRVKVLEMLNEDPVKIEGARVEHLWNEEGNEVAYKGRIVIKLPPVTGKVVSFRIAYWKEDEEEDDA; from the exons ATGATCCATCTACAAGCCCTTGGAGTCTGGGGCAAATTCTTAACTGGACCTTGGATGGCCCTTTTTTATGCAGAGGAAAAACAAAGAAACCATTTTGAATTg GCTGAGTATCTCAAGTCTGCAATTAAGGTTGTGGAAATACTTTGTGATGAGCCGGAATTTCTATTGTTGTCACAGTTAGATGCATTTGGTCGCCCACTGATTTCTGATGAGACATTGGTTGCATTACGCATTATTGAAGGGAAGTATTTGGAGGAATTgctttctgttttaaaaatgatagctATTGCTACAGTGACAGTTTTAAAAAGGCAGCTGTCAAGGTATTTGACTGGTGAACTATCTACACCAACCCAGTTCATGCAAGATAAGGCAGTTAGTGCCCCTGTTAATAATATTTGGGCTGAGAAAACTTTTAGCATGATAGACTTTATTGATTGCAGCGAGCCCAATGctgaaatttcatttttagatggCAAGACAAAGGTTAAGGTGAACAAATCTCTGGACTGGCTGTGTAATGATACAAAAAAACAGcaagaaaaaatagttaaattttgtatatctaGGGGTGCAGTTTCAAGAAAACAAAGTAAAGAGAGAAGGTTGAGAGGAGAAGAGTTAGCAAAGTTACGGTTAAAAGAAAAAGGTCAGAAGAGAGAAATGGAACAGAGAAATAGATTAGCtagagatataaaaaaacttattttagaaaatagttTAGATATTGTAAATAATTCCATTTTCTCTTCGCTCTCAGAATACCAAAGAGTCAAAGTATTAGAAATGTTAAATGAGGATCCAGTTAAAATTGAAGGAGCTAGAGTTGAACATTTATGGAATGAGGAGGGGAATGAAGTAGCTTATAAGGGAAGAATAGTTATAAAGTTACCACCTGTTACTGGAAAAGTTGTAAGTTTTAGAATTGCATATTGGAAAGAGGATGAAGAAGAAGATGATGCATAA